The following coding sequences lie in one Rutidosis leptorrhynchoides isolate AG116_Rl617_1_P2 chromosome 4, CSIRO_AGI_Rlap_v1, whole genome shotgun sequence genomic window:
- the LOC139844493 gene encoding probable inactive DNA (cytosine-5)-methyltransferase DRM3 — MYEITNLSDSEENEYKPEVVAQADGFLRENMYSGHVGDSGASSSGSNVRSILLGMGFSLDLIDKAIRKNGEDNMDILLESLFAYSVLQTSKTTSMRPANSTVSKKGEELAQGSGKRKAVLISRSESDDSLDCLFGDDKDISSRSNTNTNIPLKEDPDDSCDVVDDKKASLLMMNFTMEEVEFAFSKIGENAPVNELVDFIFAAQMASADDSNKNHETKNQDATETLFGTMDKTLRLLEIGFTEQEISAAIEKYGSEVSISELADAIVCDRMGGPSVKTEEDPWTVGNKDNSSSTGTDRVLDASFYTNLALRTEEETSQAAASTQFADLDAVDNKEKQPKQEHVDDFINLQKPKPEFDDLNSYSGRSRTISKSPASSTVLQRQQKYKAKRMAQINTPKLTQPVSCSSVDQMVAKAPLFFYGNVMNLSSDSWVKISQFLYAIKPEIVNTQYFSALSRKEGYIHNLPTENRFYILPKPSMTIEDTIPNTKKYWPSWDTRKQLSCINSQTIGISQLCDRLRNMLVNSNGLLSVEQQNDILHQCRTLSLMWVGRNQLAPIEPESLERILGYPLHHTQADGLSLGERLHYLKHSFQTDALGYHLSVLKSMFPEGLNVLSIYSGVGGAEITLNRLGIRLKVVVSVEPSETKRKILKQWWDKSDQTGELVQIATIQKLSSSTLGSLIKKYGVFDFIVCQNPYAYSPKSVGMAAVETEQYAGLDFSMFYEFVRVLQRVRSAIKTG; from the exons ATG TATGAAATAACTAATCTGTCAGACAGTGAAGAAAATGAGTATAAACCAGAGGTTGTAGCACAGGCAGATGGCTTTCTGCGCGAGAACATGTACTCGGGCCATGTTGGG GACAGTGGTGCAAGCTCATCTGGAAGCAATGTAAGATCAATTCTTCTAGGAATGGGATTTTCACTGGATCTGATCGACAAAGCTATCAGAAAAAATG GGGAGGACAATATGGATATATTGTTGGAGTCTCTCTTTGCATATTCT GTCTTACAAACGTCAAAGACTACATCAATGCGGCCTGCTAATAGCACAGTTTCCAAAAAAGGCGAGGAGTTAGCTCAAGGTAGTGGAAAACGGAAG GCTGTCTTAATATCACGTTCAGAATCAGATGATTCTCTGGATTGCTTATTTGGTGATGACAAGGATATTAGCAGTCGAAGTAATACAAACACAAACATACCATTAAAAGAG GACCCAGATGATAGTTGCGACGTTGTTGATGACAAAAAGGCATCCTTGCTAATGATGAACTTCACTATGGAGGAAGTTGAGTTTGCATTTAGCAAAATTG GTGAAAATGCTCCTGTTAACGAACTCGTAGATTTTATCTTTGCTGCTCAAATGGCTAGTGCTGATGATTCAAACAAGAACCATGAAACGAAGAATCAG GATGCGACTGAAACCTTGTTTGGGACCATGGACAAGACACTTAGATTGCTTGAAATAGGTTTCACCGAACAGGAAATTTCTGCAGCCATTGAGAAATACG GTTCCGAAGTTTCCATATCAGAACTTGCTGACGCAATTGTTTGTGATCGAATGGGTGGCCCAAGTGTCAAGACAGAAgag GATCCGTGGACGGTTGGAAATAAAGATAATTCTTCAAGTACGGGGACAGATAGAGTGTTGGATGCCAGTTTTTATACTAATTTAGCATTAAGAACCGAAGAAGAAACTAGTCAGGCTGCTGCTTCTACTCAGTTTGCTGACCTGGACGCTGTTGACAATAAAGAAAAACAACCAAAGCAAGAACATGTTGATGACTTTATTAATTTACAAAAACCTAAACCAGAGTTTGACGACTTGAATAGCTATTCTGGACGATCACGAACCATATCGAAATCTCCTGCGAGTTCTACAGTTTTACAGAGACAGCAAAAGTACAAGGCAAAACGTATGGCCCAAATTAATACGCCTAAACTGACCCAACCCGTTTCATGTAGCAGTGTGGACCAAATGGTAGCTAAAGCTCCGTTATTTTTCTACGGTAACGTTATGAACTTATCGAGTGATTCGTGGGTTAAAATATCTCAGTTCTTGTATGCAATTAAGCCTGAAATTGTCAACACTCAGTATTTCTCAGCCTTAAGTAGGAAAGAAGGTTACATACATAATCTTCCAACTGAAAACCGATTCTACATTCTGCCGAAACCGTCGATGACGATCGAAGACACGATACCAAATACGAAAAAGTATTGGCCGTCATGGGATACAAGAAAACAACTGAGTTGTATCAATTCCCAAACTATCGGAATTTCGCAACTATGCGATAGGCTTAGAAATATGCTGGTCAACTCGAACGGGCTACTATCTGTTGAACAACAAAATGACATCCTTCACCAATGTCGAACGTTGAGTCTTATGTGGGTGGGCCGTAATCAATTAGCACCGATCGAACCCGAGTCACTGGAAAGGATCCTTGGGTACCCGTTGCACCACACTCAAGCAGACGGGTTGAGTTTAGGCGAACGGTTGCATTACCTCAAGCACTCGTTTCAAACCGACGCGTTAGGATATCACTTGTCTGTTTTAAAGTCGATGTTTCCTGAAGGATTAAACGTGCTATCGATATACAGTGGAGTTGGGGGTGCTGAAATCACGTTGAACCGGCTCGGGATTCGGTTGAAGGTAGTTGTTTCTGTTGAACCTTCAGAAACGAAGCGCAAGATATTGAAGCAATGGTGGGATAAGTCTGATCAGACAGGGGAGTTGGTTCAGATCGCAACAATTCAAAAGTTATCGAGTTCGACTCTTGGAAGTTTGATTAAGAAATATGGTGTTTTTGATTTTATCGTGTGTCAAAACCCGTATGCGTACTCGCCTAAAAGTGTTGGTATGGCTGCTGTAGAAACTGAACAGTATGCAGGTTTGGACTTCTCCATGTTTTACGAGTTCGTGCGTGTTCTGCAACGAGTTCGAAGTGCAATAAAGACCGGGTGA